The window AATAAAATACCAGTTAGAAGATTTACAGCATCCCATTTTAGAATCTTTAACTGGTCGTACTAGTGATTTTATTTCGCTTCCTACCGGAAAAAAAGCAGTAATGACTACAAACGCTAATGTTAAAGAGTTTATAGTCGAACAAATTAAAATTGACACTTTTAAAATTGCTTATATTGCTACCGAAGCCTTAAGCCAACTTCAGCAAAAGGCTGTATTATTAGCTGTAGATACGTATTTGGAATCTAATTTAAATTTGATTTTTGAACAGAAAGTTAATTTAGAACGGGAAGTTAGTGGTAAACTGAAACAGTTTAGGTCTATATTGTAGGTTAGCATTGAAACTACAAACACAAAAGTAGATACAAATCTAAAACTATTACACTGTATTCCAATACAACATTAGTACCATAAAGACACATTTAAACCGTATTTAAATTGATAATGAGCATCAATAAACAGCAAGACATAAACCAAAAAAATTAAAATACTAGCGCTAGTTAAAATTAAAATTCGTCAAAAATTGGTTTTTTAATGACTAAATCAAATGTGTTTCTAATTGACAAGGCGAAACTATGATTTTTCTGACACATCGCTAAAAAGTTTATCGATTTTATATGGCTTTTATCGAAAATATGTGGTTTTGCTCATTTACTACTGCGGTTAAAACCATACTTTTAAACATTTTCAATTATTTATGTACTAAATTTACCTGATGGAGACAATTAATTTTGATTTAACAAAAAGCTGTTCTCTTACAAAAATGAGCATGCGATATAAAGATTTTAAAGTAGAAAATCCTAATCCTTTTTTATAGACCCAATAGTTATATTTTAATAACGCTAATTTATTTGAAGATATTGAATCGGATCTGATGCGATAATACGCCAAGGACTCTTGAATACCTAGAGCCGGTTTACTAGACTTTTTTATTGCAGACAACCATAACAACCAATCTTGACGCTTACGTAAATTAGGAGCTGTTATTTTGCCTAAGGTTTTAGCATTATACATTCCTGTAAGGTTACCTATATAATTTGTTTTCAAATATTTATTATAAGTCAGTCTTGGCAATGCCTTCACTAGTTTATTTAACGGTCTTCCCGCCTCATCGATTTGCTCATAACTACTATAAGACACCTCACAATTATTAGTCAACATAAACTTAATTTGAACCTCCAACTTATTAGGTTTCCATAAATCGTCGGCATCCAAAAAAGCAATAAAATTACCTTTTGCAGCATTAA is drawn from Psychroserpens sp. NJDZ02 and contains these coding sequences:
- a CDS encoding glycosyltransferase family 2 protein; translation: MKALVSIITPLYNSEAFIEGTINSILSQTYTNWELFLIDDFSTDSTVQIANTFANTYPNIIVLKNKTNCGAAVSRNKGINAAKGNFIAFLDADDLWKPNKLEVQIKFMLTNNCEVSYSSYEQIDEAGRPLNKLVKALPRLTYNKYLKTNYIGNLTGMYNAKTLGKITAPNLRKRQDWLLWLSAIKKSSKPALGIQESLAYYRIRSDSISSNKLALLKYNYWVYKKGLGFSTLKSLYRMLIFVREQLFVKSKLIVSIR